Genomic DNA from Nitrospiraceae bacterium:
AGCTGGGTTTTCTCAGAGCACCGGCAACAGCCACCTGCGCAACGCCAGCCTCTTGGGAGACCTGTCGGCTAGGAGCGAATCACTGCGACTGACCATCCTTGGGCGCTATGTCTACGGCGATGACGCGGGACGACTGATTGTCCGCAACGGCCGCGGCACCATCAAACTGGACTTCTTCTTGACCAAGCGGCTGTACTGGTTTGCTTCCGCCTACTTCGAACAGGATACGTTTCAGGACCTGAAGCTACGTACCTCACTCTCAACCGGCCCCGGTTATCAGCTCTTGGATACCGGCGACATCTCCTCCGGCATCTTCAAGGGCATGACGCTCTGGGTAGAAGCCGGCGCCGCCTATTTCAACGAAGACTTTCGAGTGGCGGACGACCGAAGCAGCACGCGCGGCCGTTGGGCGGCAAAATGGAATTGGCCGCTCTGGGGCGGCGATCAGGTGACGCTGTACCATTTCCAAGAAGGCTTTCAATCGTTCGCCAACACGAAAGACCTTTACGTCACGGCAGACACCGGCGTGCGCTTCAAGATCATCGGTGGACTCGTCAGCGGCTTTCAGTGGACCGTTCGCTACAACAAGAATCCCCCGGTCGGCGTATCCGACACCGACAATCTTTACCTGGTCACCCTGGGCTACAGCTTTGATACGAGCCGCAAGCAATAGGAGCCTAGGCACACAGCAGCTCACAGAAGTCCACAAAAGGAGGGGGCACCATGGGTATGATGCAGGAATTCAAAGAATTTGCCATGAAGGGCAATGTGCTCGACATGGCAGTCGGCGTCATCATTGGCGGCGCGTTTGGAAAGATCGTGTCCTCATTGGTCAGCGACATCCTCATGCCGCCCATCGGGCTGCTCATGGGGAAAGTCGACTTCTCCAGCCTGTTCATTCCGCTGTCGGAAGAAGCCAAGGGCAAATCCCTGGCCGCCGCGAAAGCGGCCGGCGCCGCAACGATCAATTACGGTGTCTTCCTCCAAACGATGCTGGACTTTGCCATCTTGGCCTTCGTGATCTTCATGGTCGTAAAACAGATGAATCGATTTAAGAAGGAAGTTCCCCCGGCGCCGCCGGCGGCGCCCCCAAAACAGGAAGTGCTGTTGACCGAGATTCGCGATATTTTGAAAGGACAGCGTCACTGATCCATCCGGGCGGCGCAGGCGCAACTGGCCCTACCGCTCATTGGTGGATAGGAGGAGGAAGTTATGAAGTACCGGCATCTCGCATATTGGGCTCTGATCGCCGTGACCGTCGCAGGCTGTGCGACGGGTACGGCCCCGAACGATTCCGCGAGTCGCGCGTTAAACGAAATGAAGGCCAGCCCGCGCCCCATCCCACCCAAGCCGGATCCTCGCGACGGGCGCATTGCGGAACTGGAACGCGCATTGTCGGATCGCCAGAGTGAAATCGATCGCTTGCGTGGAACTGCCGGGCAGGTGTCCTCCCTGGAGGATCAGCTCCGTCGCAAGGACCAGGAAATCTCCTCCCTGCAGTCTCTCTCGAGTGAGCGGGACCGACTGACCAGCGAAAAAGACCGACTGACCAGCGAAAAAGACCGACTGGCCAGCGAAAAAGACCGACTGGCCAGCGAAAAAGACCGACTGACCGGCGAAAAAGACCGACTGACCGGCCGCATCGCTGACCTTGAACAGCAACTGTCGTCCAAAGACCAGGAACTCGGCGGTCTGCGTGGGCAGGCAGCGGATAGCAACCGAACGGCGCAACAGCTCGCAGCCCTGCAGGGCCAGTTGTCGACGAAACAACAGGAGTTGGCCGCATTGAAAACCGGTGCAGAAGACCGGAATCGGTTATCCTCCGAGCTGGCGCAGGCCAAGCAGCGCGTCGCGGAGCTGGAGCGACAGCTGATGGCAAAGGACCAGGAGTTAGCTGCGCTCAAGGGCGCAGCCGCCGACCGGGATCGCGTGACCGCAGACCTCGCCGCGGCTCGACAGCGGTCCTCCGATCTGGAGGGCGAGCTCTCCCGACGCGACCAGGAAATGGCCGGCCTGAAGGGCGCCCTCGACCAACAGCGCACGACCCTAGCCCAGGCGAAGGATGACCTCTCGAAGCTCCTGCAGGCTGAGGTGGCTAAAGGCAATGTCACGATGAAACAGTTGGGAGACCAATTGACGCTCGGCCTGGCCACGACGCTGCTGTTTGATTCCGGAGAATCGAGCCTCAAGCCCGGGGGCATGGATGTCTTGAAGCGTATCGGCGGAGTGCTCAAACAATACCCGGACCGTTCGATCCACGTGGCAGGCCACACGGACAATGTGCCAATCAGAGGCGCATTGGCCAAGAAATTCCCGACCAACCAAGAACTCTCACAAGCTCGGGCAGAAAGTGCGCGTCAGGCATTGATCGAGGGCGGGATGACCGTCGACCGCATCGATGCGATGGGGCATGCCGACAGCCGCCCGATCGCCTCTAATTCAACCGTCGAAGGCCGCCAACGGAACCGACGCGTCGAAATCGTGGTCAAACAGTAATTCACTTCCCCCCGGTCAGACTTGCAAGCCCAACCGGGAAAGCGCTACAGTAACAGCGCTTTCCCGGTCGCGACGACTGTGAGTTCCTGTGGCCATGTCGTTTGACGGGTTGCGTCTTCTCTTCTGCTGCTGCCGCTCTTCGTGCCTGGCACTCTTTACCGGCGACAATCCCTTCCCGGGACATTCTAGCTATGTCCGTTTTCATTGGGAGGTCTCATGAATCGCCTTGGATGGTTTCCTTTACTCTGCATCATGACCGCCGGCTGCAGCGCCGGTCCTGCATCCACACAGAGCACGGGAATGCCCGTGCCGCAGGAGCGGCCCGTCGCTCGTTCAGCTACGGATCTCAAACTGATGGCCCTGCAGGAGGAACGCGAGCAATTGCTTGTCACGCTCGGTGAGTTCCATGACCGCATCGGGGAACTGGAAAGTATGTTGGCTGACCAAAGCGGTCGGCCGGTCGGAAAATCTTACGATGAACTGTTGGCCGCCAAAGAAGCCGAACTGGCGGACCTTCGCAAGTTGATTCCGGAACGGGACAAGCAAGCTGCGCAGCTCGTCGCCGTGACTGCGTCCCTCGATACCGCCCGTCAGCGGCACGCCACACTAGAGCAACAGCTCGCTGCGCGCGACCAGGAATTGGCGGCCGTTCGCACCCAGGTGAACGCGATCACCGAGCTGGAGGCGGCACGCCGTCGAGTATCGGAACTGGAAACGCGCACGGCCACGCATGAAATGGACCTACGGGCCCTGAAGAGCAGCGGCGCCGAACGGGAAAGCCTTGTCGCCCAGCTGCAGACCGCAACCTCCACGCTTGAGAAGATGAAAGAGCGCATCGCAGCACTGGAGCACCAGCTTGCTGATCGCGAGCAAGCCTTCACGGCATTGCGGGCCGGCCTCGGTGAACGAGACCGGCTTGCCATCCAAGCAAAGGGACTTTCCACTGACGTGCAGCAATCGAAAGTGAAAATCTCTAGCCTTACGGGACAATTGGCCGAGAAATCACGCGAGTTGGAGTCACTTCGAGGTGTGATCGCTGAACGCGACAAGTTGTTGTCGCAGCTCAATGCCAGAAATGCCGAGCTGGGGCAAGCCAAGCAGCTGATGAACGAAATGGCACGACAAGGAAACGGAAAGCCCGGTCCGCCCCCGACTCATCCCGGGCGCAATCCAACGAGTACTACCGCCACAGCATCCACGACCCAGGCTGCCCGCTCGCCCCAAACCGGGTTGAGTCAAACGAAGGCTGACTTGATAAGACTGCTTGCAAACGAAGGGGGACCTGACGGGGTACTGGTCGGGGAACGGGGAGGGAGAGTCACAGTTGCGCTCCCATCACACCTGCTGTTCTCACCGGGAGAGGTAACGCTCAAGCCTGAAGGCATCGCGATTCTGAAGCGTATCGGCAACGTGCTGGGCCAACGCCCCGAGGCATTGGTGCAGGTCGCCGGCCATACGGATAATCAGCCGCCCAGCAAAACCCTACGGAAGTCGTTTCCAAACAATAAGGCGCTTTCGTGGGCGAGGGCGGAGAATGCGCGTCGCGCTCTGATAACCGGCGGTCTACCGGCCGATTCGACAAAGGCCATGGGGCTGGCCGATTCTCATCCGATCGCCACAAACAAGACCGAGGAAGGACGCCAGAAAAATCGGCGCGTGGAACTCGTCATCGCCCCATCGGCAATGACCGGTTCCGCCACCCAAGACCGCCAAACGCCCGACGGTCACCATGTTGCGGCACTATCCAACGCCGACTCCTCGCCCACGCACTAAGGCGGAAGGAGCCGACCTGTCTCAGGTCACAGATGGCAGAGACTGCTTTCAGGAGAACCCGCCA
This window encodes:
- a CDS encoding DUF481 domain-containing protein, encoding MRRPSLQILQILGIVLAILLQTAAFADEPAATADVPQAAPALDAVTLKDGSVIYGQVLGMIAGELHVKTGFGPTAGNDVVKILWPNVAKIVVNRPIPFSLKEGTTVVGTVQPGDPGTMLLTAAPTGTPMTVPLDAVLGVNQPAVIYTGALQAGFSQSTGNSHLRNASLLGDLSARSESLRLTILGRYVYGDDAGRLIVRNGRGTIKLDFFLTKRLYWFASAYFEQDTFQDLKLRTSLSTGPGYQLLDTGDISSGIFKGMTLWVEAGAAYFNEDFRVADDRSSTRGRWAAKWNWPLWGGDQVTLYHFQEGFQSFANTKDLYVTADTGVRFKIIGGLVSGFQWTVRYNKNPPVGVSDTDNLYLVTLGYSFDTSRKQ
- the mscL gene encoding large conductance mechanosensitive channel protein MscL, producing MGMMQEFKEFAMKGNVLDMAVGVIIGGAFGKIVSSLVSDILMPPIGLLMGKVDFSSLFIPLSEEAKGKSLAAAKAAGAATINYGVFLQTMLDFAILAFVIFMVVKQMNRFKKEVPPAPPAAPPKQEVLLTEIRDILKGQRH
- a CDS encoding OmpA family protein, whose product is MKYRHLAYWALIAVTVAGCATGTAPNDSASRALNEMKASPRPIPPKPDPRDGRIAELERALSDRQSEIDRLRGTAGQVSSLEDQLRRKDQEISSLQSLSSERDRLTSEKDRLTSEKDRLASEKDRLASEKDRLTGEKDRLTGRIADLEQQLSSKDQELGGLRGQAADSNRTAQQLAALQGQLSTKQQELAALKTGAEDRNRLSSELAQAKQRVAELERQLMAKDQELAALKGAAADRDRVTADLAAARQRSSDLEGELSRRDQEMAGLKGALDQQRTTLAQAKDDLSKLLQAEVAKGNVTMKQLGDQLTLGLATTLLFDSGESSLKPGGMDVLKRIGGVLKQYPDRSIHVAGHTDNVPIRGALAKKFPTNQELSQARAESARQALIEGGMTVDRIDAMGHADSRPIASNSTVEGRQRNRRVEIVVKQ
- a CDS encoding OmpA family protein, with translation MNRLGWFPLLCIMTAGCSAGPASTQSTGMPVPQERPVARSATDLKLMALQEEREQLLVTLGEFHDRIGELESMLADQSGRPVGKSYDELLAAKEAELADLRKLIPERDKQAAQLVAVTASLDTARQRHATLEQQLAARDQELAAVRTQVNAITELEAARRRVSELETRTATHEMDLRALKSSGAERESLVAQLQTATSTLEKMKERIAALEHQLADREQAFTALRAGLGERDRLAIQAKGLSTDVQQSKVKISSLTGQLAEKSRELESLRGVIAERDKLLSQLNARNAELGQAKQLMNEMARQGNGKPGPPPTHPGRNPTSTTATASTTQAARSPQTGLSQTKADLIRLLANEGGPDGVLVGERGGRVTVALPSHLLFSPGEVTLKPEGIAILKRIGNVLGQRPEALVQVAGHTDNQPPSKTLRKSFPNNKALSWARAENARRALITGGLPADSTKAMGLADSHPIATNKTEEGRQKNRRVELVIAPSAMTGSATQDRQTPDGHHVAALSNADSSPTH